AATACCTTTTGACGATTAAGGTTCACTAAAGACAATAATTGCCGATTGCATGATAACCTGAACAATTACCGCCCTTAAGTGGAGTTGCTCGTACAGGAGCACTATCCCcacacccacccacccaccccgCCCTCTCCTCGCTCctcattcttcttttttttttttttttttttgatacaCTCTTTGTGTCTTGaatattttgagttttgacCACCATCGTATCGTATCCGTAGATGAGATCTGCCAGCCTGCCTGCCTATTCACTTGCTACTTCTCACTTCCCACTTGCCTGCCTTTCTTTCTTTGCTTCTTTCCCTGTGAATCTGTAGACTGTCTGTGTACACTTCCATTAGACATCTTGGTCCCACTTGTATATATGCGTTCATTCTGCTTTTCAACAAACATTTCTCAAGATATTAGTAATAATTAGATTGGATTCgattagattaaatttgtagtgAAGAAGAAGGAGGGATGTGTTATAATCATGTATAACCGAGGTCTTCTTCTGCTAATTCAGAATCTTGCAACAACAGTAAGTCATCATCATCAAAGGAGGAAAGTTGGTTCAAGATGTACCAATTCTTGGTGTTTTGCGTCCCCATCCTGTTCACTTTTATCCTCCTTTTCGTCTTCTACTTGTTCTATTTTCGCCCTCGACGCCTCAATTGGTCCTCCCGCGGAACGACAACATCTCTTCCGACTCCAGGGAATCACACTCACATATTTGCCACTGTAAGTGTTACCTCAttctttcattcattcattcatccatttatatgtttcattcattcattcatccatttaTATGTGTTTCTTAAATTGGCTTCCTGCCTGCAACTGTCAGGTTGAGTTGGGGTTGAAGAAAGAGCTCAGGGAGATGCTGCCCATTATTGTATATAAGGAGAGCTTCTCCGTCAGAGATACACAGTGAGTGGGgtttctttttccttccttaATTCTTAgttaatattgttttttattttttattatttaacttGGAGGAATCGGAATGCAATTGATTGTTTCAGTATCCTGGAAACATGGAATGAATCAATGGAATTATCATTTTTATGATAAGGTAACTGAATTGTAGGCCAAGCTGATAAGAAAATTATCAGCTTGGCTTTCAACATGATATAATCAGTAAGAGCAATATAGATGATGAGTTCTAATATGATTAGAATTTGAAATTGACAGAAATGCTTTTCATTGAACATGGTAAAAGCAATATAGATGAGGTCAAGTTTGGTATTTTAAGTACAGTTTTTGGTGTGGGGATAATAGAAAGTTATAGCTTGCGTTTCGGTTCATCCTTCTTGACATATGCTATGTTTGGTAGTCGCCAAAAAGGAATATCATAGATTCATAGTGTAAATCTCATTCTTCAAGCTTGGAAGAACTTTACTGAAGCAAAGGGTCCATATTTGGATGTTTCCTGATGAGCATTAACAATTTGTCTTGTGTAATTCATAGAAAGAATCATATGGAGCtacttctttttatattttctcatcttttagttttcagttgattataacattttaaaagcTACTGTTTTTACATTTCATTGATTTCAGTATGATAGCAATGAGTTATTGACATTTTTGTATGGAGATTTGACTCCAGTAGTGAGATCACTAGTCATTATGTTATTCTAAATAATCTCATATTATGCCACAGAAAGAGACCAAGAGTGATATAGTTAGTTGACAAGATGACTATCCACAAATTAGTCTTCAGAATTCCTAAGGATAATAATGCGAATCTTTCCAGATTCATGTACCAATTAGCCTATGAAGGGGGCTACTTTGTAAGCTTTTGAAATAAGTGTTAGAGAACGGAAATTCTAGGTTTCCTGCTTGTGTGTGAAGCACAACAACCTTGGAGTGATTCCAAGGCACCTTCCGTGTGAAGTTGAAGGCTGATGTGATGCCGGAATTTTTCTAACTTCTGTATTGGAGTGATTCAATACACCTTTGGTGTGATGCCACAGGCCTGAGTGAGTTCTGTTCTATTTCTCTATTCCTTCTTATTGTCCTACATCACAAGAGTTGTGAAACAATGAGCGTATAGGTACTTCATACAACAAAAACCAAACCTTATCCCACCAAGTGGGGTTGGCTGTATGAAAATCCATAAGAAGGAATATTGAAACAAACAATGCTATAGTAATGACTTATGTGAATGATTGTTTGTGCAAAATCAATAGTTGTTTGAGGCACAGGCTTTAGTTTCCAAATAAGTATGATTTAATTTCTCTGAATCATTTTCCTGCGATGCAATTATACCAACCAGCCAACCCCTCACCCCTACCTTGATTTCACATCGGTACTGAAACTTGATGATAAGGAATTATATTTTCAGGATATtactataaaacaaaacaaaataggaAAGTAACGGTGATGGTGACATCTTTTGGTTGTTTAGACTTTGGAATAATTTATCATATTTAAACTAGAACGCTtattgtccataattttatatttagcATGATGTGTTTGCAGTAGTTTACAATAGCTTCAAATTTACTTCCAATATAGTGTGCTATTTTTAGATGAAAATAGTGCCTTCAAATCTTAGCTTTCTCTCAACAAATGAGGCACCTTTTGTATTTTTTTGCAGATGCTCAGTATGCCTGGGTGACTATGTAGCGGAGGATAGACTTCAACAGATACCATCCTGTGGCCATACATTTCACATTGATTGCATTGACAGCTGGCTTTCTACCCACAGCACTTGTCCACTGTGCCGCTCATCCCTCCTTTCTGCCcataaatatcaaaatgaatCGCCTGATGTACTAGTGGAACCAAGTCATGAATCTTCTGTTGCGGTGAATAGGAGTGTAACATCTCTTCTACAGATGCCTCAGGCTTGTGAAGAAACAAAAGCTACAGAGTTTTCTGGGTTGAGGAATGGAGAACCAACAAACGCCCAAAACAGTTCCAAAGAAGATGCAAGTTCTGAGTGGGTTGATTGCAAGAGAGGATTGAGGGATGCAGGAAATGCAACTCAAGTGCATCAGCATACTGGTGGATCATCTGGTAATTTGTGATTT
This genomic stretch from Pyrus communis chromosome 2, drPyrComm1.1, whole genome shotgun sequence harbors:
- the LOC137724306 gene encoding RING-H2 finger protein ATL58-like — encoded protein: MYQFLVFCVPILFTFILLFVFYLFYFRPRRLNWSSRGTTTSLPTPGNHTHIFATVELGLKKELREMLPIIVYKESFSVRDTQCSVCLGDYVAEDRLQQIPSCGHTFHIDCIDSWLSTHSTCPLCRSSLLSAHKYQNESPDVLVEPSHESSVAVNRSVTSLLQMPQACEETKATEFSGLRNGEPTNAQNSSKEDASSEWVDCKRGLRDAGNATQVHQHTGGSSDGLELRH